ATGCGCTGAAGCAGGAGATCCGCGACGGAATCGTCTTCTGGGGCTACGAGGCGGAGGGCGAGCTCGTTGGCCTGATGGGGATTCAGGACCGCGGCGAGGTCAGCCTCATCCGGCACGCCTACGTCCAGACCGTGCAGCGCCGCAAAGGCATCGGCGAGAAGCTGCTGAGGCGACTCGAAGGCATGACCGCGAAGCCGATCCTGATCGGCACCTGGAGTGCCGCCGCGTGGGCGATACGCTTCTACGAG
This DNA window, taken from Deltaproteobacteria bacterium, encodes the following:
- a CDS encoding GNAT family N-acetyltransferase, which codes for MNSTRPVCGSFPADVTASKSSSGIGRWYRADVSTTNIRPCTVADLPALFSIVNDAAQAYKGVIPADCWHEPYMPLDALKQEIRDGIVFWGYEAEGELVGLMGIQDRGEVSLIRHAYVQTVQRRKGIGEKLLRRLEGMTAKPILIGTWSAAAWAIRFYE